One genomic window of Desulfovibrio subterraneus includes the following:
- a CDS encoding acetate uptake transporter — translation MDQKLANPAPLGLMGFGMTTVLLNIHNAGFFPLSAMVLAMGLCYGGLAQVIAGIMEFKKGNTFGLTAFTSYGFFWLSLVALLVMPKLGWTEATPHGYMAWYLVMWGVFTFFMFLGTLKSNTVIKFIFFSLTVLFFLLAARDFTGSETIGTIAGYEGIVCGASAIYLAMAEVLNEVYGRTVLPIG, via the coding sequence ATGGATCAGAAGCTTGCAAACCCTGCCCCGCTGGGCCTGATGGGATTCGGCATGACCACGGTGCTGCTGAACATTCACAACGCCGGGTTCTTCCCCCTCAGCGCCATGGTGCTTGCCATGGGCCTTTGCTACGGCGGCCTTGCCCAGGTTATCGCCGGCATCATGGAATTCAAGAAGGGTAACACCTTCGGCCTGACCGCATTTACTTCCTACGGATTTTTCTGGCTCAGCCTTGTGGCGCTTCTCGTCATGCCCAAGCTCGGCTGGACCGAAGCAACCCCCCACGGCTACATGGCATGGTATCTTGTTATGTGGGGCGTGTTCACGTTCTTCATGTTCCTGGGTACGCTGAAGAGCAACACCGTTATCAAGTTCATCTTCTTCTCTCTGACCGTTCTCTTCTTCCTGCTTGCCGCCCGTGACTTCACCGGCAGCGAGACCATCGGCACCATCGCAGGGTACGAAGGCATCGTGTGTGGCGCATCCGCCATCTACCTCGCCATGGCCGAAGTGCTGAACGAAGTGTACGGCCGCACGGTGCTGCCCATAGGCTAG
- a CDS encoding antibiotic biosynthesis monooxygenase family protein, with translation MVGTLTPPYYAVIFTSVRTEGDNGYAEMADRLAELAMNQPGFLGTDSARSGLGITVSYWKDMESIRCWKAQADHAAAQRMGQEKWYASYSLRIAKVEKEVHFPPAT, from the coding sequence ATGGTCGGCACGCTCACGCCTCCGTACTATGCCGTGATATTCACCTCCGTCAGAACGGAAGGGGATAACGGCTATGCCGAAATGGCAGACAGGCTGGCGGAACTGGCCATGAACCAGCCCGGTTTTCTGGGTACGGATTCCGCACGGAGCGGGCTTGGCATTACCGTCTCCTACTGGAAGGACATGGAGTCCATCCGGTGCTGGAAGGCGCAGGCAGACCACGCCGCAGCCCAGCGGATGGGGCAGGAAAAGTGGTATGCTTCCTATTCGCTGCGCATTGCCAAAGTGGAGAAGGAAGTTCACTTCCCCCCTGCTACCTGA